Within the Longimicrobium sp. genome, the region CGCCTGAACGAAACGCCCGGCCGCGATGCCGGGCGTTTTCGTTCGACTGGCGCTTCTTTGTGATTGATGCAGAACGCCGGACACGACGAATTCTGCTGCACGCGCCGTTACAGCCGTGGAACGGGGCGATGCAGGAAGGGCGAGGGGACGGACCGTCCGTTGTCGCCCAACTCTTTGCGGGAGAGGTGTTTGGGGATGGGTGGGGATGGGGAACGGGCGTTGCCCCTGCGCCACGGTGTGTGATGCCCCCCGACCCACGATCCCGATGCGGAGAGCGTGATGGCGGTCCCCTTTTCGATGTCCCGCGCGCGCTCCATCGCCTGGCGCTTCGGCGTTTCGCCGCGGCCGATGGAGGCGCGGATGGCCCGCTTCGACGCGCTGACCGCCGAATTCGGCGTCCGCCCCACCTGGGCCGTGACCGCCAGCGTGCTGCACCGCAACCAGCCGGCGGTCCGCCGCTTCTGCGAGCGCGGGGTGGAGTTCGCGGTGCACGGGCTGGCGCACGACGACCTGGCGCTCCGCTCGCCGGCCGAGCAGCGCGCCAGCATCGCCCGCGCGGTCGGCATCTTCCACGGCGCCGGCGTTCCCTTCAGCGGCTTCCGCGCCCCCTTCCTGCGCGCCAGCGCCGCCACCGACGACGCGGTCGCCGGGCTCGGCTTCGTCTACCACAGCACCACGCCGGTCGCCTTCGACGCGGCGGCGTTCCCGCGCGCGATCGGCGCGATGTATCCGGCGTACGGCGACGCCTCGGCCGCCCCGGTGCGGCCGGCGGAGCGCGGCGGCGTGGTGCATCTCCCCGTCGCCCTGCCGGACGACGCGCTGCTGGTGGAGCGCCTCCGCTTCTCTCCCGCCGAGCAGGCGATCACGTGGCGGGCGGTGCTGGAAACGACCTGGCGCCGCGGCGAGCTGTTCACCCTGCGGCTGCACCCCGAGCGCATCTACGAGTGCGAGGAGGCGCTCGGGGCGCTGCTGGCCGATGCGCGCGGCCGCCGCCCCCCCGTCTGGATCGCCACGCTGGACCGCATCGCGCGCTGGTGGCGCCGCCGCGCGCAGTCGAAGCTCGCCGTGCACGAGCTGGAGCCAGGGCGGGTCCGCGTGGTGCTGGACGGCGATCCGATGGCGACGCTGCTGGTGCGCAACCTGGCCGAGGGCGAGACGGAGCCCTGGTTCGGCGCCGACCGCGTCGCCCGCTCGCGCGACTTCGAGGCGCACGCCGAGCGCAAGCCGGTGGTGGGCGTCTCCACCCGCTCCCCCGCCGCGGCGCTCACCTTCCTGGCCGAGGAAGGCTTCCCCGCCGAGGTGTCGGACGATGCGCCGCGCTACGGCGCCTGGATCGACGTCCCGGGGCGGACGGTCGACGAAGCCGCGGTGCTCGCCGCCGTCGAGGCGGCGGACGGGCCCATGGTGCGGCTGGGGCGGTGGCCGGCCGGCGCCCGCAGCGCCCTCGCCGTCACCGGCGACA harbors:
- a CDS encoding polysaccharide deacetylase family protein; translation: MAVPFSMSRARSIAWRFGVSPRPMEARMARFDALTAEFGVRPTWAVTASVLHRNQPAVRRFCERGVEFAVHGLAHDDLALRSPAEQRASIARAVGIFHGAGVPFSGFRAPFLRASAATDDAVAGLGFVYHSTTPVAFDAAAFPRAIGAMYPAYGDASAAPVRPAERGGVVHLPVALPDDALLVERLRFSPAEQAITWRAVLETTWRRGELFTLRLHPERIYECEEALGALLADARGRRPPVWIATLDRIARWWRRRAQSKLAVHELEPGRVRVVLDGDPMATLLVRNLAEGETEPWFGADRVARSRDFEAHAERKPVVGVSTRSPAAALTFLAEEGFPAEVSDDAPRYGAWIDVPGRTVDEAAVLAAVEAADGPMVRLGRWPAGARSALAVTGDIGCMTLQDFALRAWEGRR